A portion of the Chromobacterium sp. IIBBL 290-4 genome contains these proteins:
- the lpdA gene encoding dihydrolipoyl dehydrogenase, whose translation MSQQFDVVVIGGGPGGYVAAIRAAQLGFNTACVDAFKNPEGKPSLGGTCLNVGCIPSKALLQSSENFHAVQHDFAKHGISVSGAKMDVGQMLSRKTDIITKNAAGIGFLFKKNKVANIHGLAAFKGRQGDKWLIEVTDNGAVVDTLEAVHVIVATGSSPRALPGLATDNQLVLDNEGALALAAVPKRLGVIGAGVIGLEMGSVWKRLGAEVTILEAAPTFLAAADQQIAKEAFKTLTKDTGLDIKLGVKIGEVKAGKKSVTVNYELNGEAVKAEFDKLIVSIGRVPNIQGLGVDVVGLQLDERGFIAVDEHCHTNLPNIWAIGDVVRGPMLAHKASEEGVAVAERIAGQKPHVDFGVIPWVIYTSPEIAWVGKTEEQLKAEGVEYKKGTSGFGANGRALGLGQAQGTVKILADAKTDRILGLHMIGPMVSELVSEGVVSMEFKAASEDLARIIHAHPSLSEVIHEAALAADKRALHG comes from the coding sequence GCCTGAACGTGGGTTGCATTCCGTCCAAGGCGCTGCTGCAGTCGTCGGAAAACTTCCACGCCGTGCAGCATGATTTCGCCAAGCACGGCATTTCCGTGTCCGGCGCCAAGATGGACGTCGGCCAGATGCTGAGCCGCAAGACCGACATCATCACCAAGAACGCCGCCGGCATCGGCTTCCTGTTCAAGAAGAACAAGGTCGCCAACATCCACGGCCTGGCCGCCTTCAAGGGCCGCCAGGGCGACAAGTGGCTGATCGAAGTCACCGACAATGGCGCGGTGGTGGATACGCTGGAAGCTGTCCACGTGATCGTGGCCACCGGTTCCAGTCCGCGCGCGCTGCCGGGCCTGGCCACCGACAACCAGCTGGTGCTGGACAACGAAGGCGCGCTGGCGCTGGCCGCGGTGCCGAAGCGTCTGGGCGTGATCGGCGCCGGCGTGATCGGCCTGGAAATGGGCTCGGTCTGGAAGCGCCTGGGCGCCGAGGTGACCATTCTGGAAGCCGCGCCGACCTTCCTGGCCGCCGCCGACCAGCAGATCGCCAAGGAAGCGTTCAAGACGCTGACTAAAGATACGGGTCTCGACATCAAGCTGGGCGTCAAAATCGGCGAAGTGAAGGCCGGCAAGAAGAGCGTCACCGTCAATTACGAACTGAACGGCGAAGCGGTGAAGGCCGAGTTCGACAAGCTGATCGTCTCCATCGGCCGCGTGCCGAACATTCAGGGCCTGGGCGTCGATGTGGTGGGCCTGCAACTGGACGAGCGCGGCTTCATCGCTGTGGACGAGCATTGCCACACCAATCTGCCCAATATCTGGGCGATCGGCGACGTGGTGCGCGGCCCGATGCTGGCGCACAAGGCGTCGGAAGAGGGCGTGGCCGTGGCCGAGCGCATCGCCGGCCAGAAGCCGCACGTCGACTTCGGCGTGATCCCGTGGGTGATCTACACCTCGCCGGAAATCGCCTGGGTCGGCAAGACCGAAGAGCAGCTGAAGGCTGAGGGCGTCGAGTACAAAAAGGGCACGTCCGGCTTCGGCGCCAACGGCCGCGCGCTGGGCCTGGGCCAGGCGCAAGGCACGGTGAAGATTCTGGCCGACGCCAAGACCGACCGCATCCTGGGCCTGCACATGATAGGCCCGATGGTGTCCGAGCTGGTCAGCGAAGGCGTGGTGAGCATGGAGTTCAAGGCGGCCAGCGAAGACCTGGCGCGCATCATCCACGCCCACCCGTCGTTGTCGGAAGTGATCCACGAAGCCGCCCTCGCCGCCGACAAGCGCGCGTTGCACGGTTGA